Proteins encoded within one genomic window of Streptomyces kaniharaensis:
- a CDS encoding Rieske 2Fe-2S domain-containing protein, with protein sequence MATRKVNESLTRVGPGTPMGRLLREYWLPVMRSERLAEPGGDPVPVELLGEKYVLFRGADGRVGCFDEACPHRGASLALARNEDCALRCIYHGWKFDVSGKVIDTPSEPEDGGRFASRVKLKHHPVVEAGGVIWVWLGGTDREPNAFPGFPFTKLPAEQVFATVALVDCNWLQGVEADIDSAHVSLLHETEARNGPLRDLLDDTAPRDEIDEQPYGLRYAAIRSLSSGDALVRVKPFAMPWYTVVPELPTGDRLWHAWVPVNDHQTIMWYLWWNDEKPVDPSYFAEQFGLDLDRINPDNIREGYTRENAWGQDRAAMADGRSFSGIRGLVLQDVAVQESMGPIVDRTIENPGKSDRGIVRARRYLLDALDAHANGATPPGLGADADYGKVRSANVVVPDGTDWRDLVS encoded by the coding sequence GTGGCTACGCGGAAGGTCAACGAATCCCTGACCCGGGTCGGACCGGGCACGCCCATGGGCCGGCTGCTCCGCGAGTACTGGCTTCCGGTGATGCGCAGCGAGCGCCTGGCCGAGCCCGGCGGCGATCCCGTCCCGGTGGAGCTGCTCGGCGAGAAGTACGTCCTGTTCCGCGGCGCGGACGGCCGGGTCGGCTGCTTCGACGAGGCCTGCCCGCACCGCGGCGCCTCGCTGGCGCTGGCCCGGAACGAGGACTGCGCGCTGCGCTGCATCTACCACGGCTGGAAGTTCGACGTCTCCGGCAAGGTTATTGACACACCGTCAGAACCCGAGGACGGCGGCCGGTTCGCCTCGCGCGTCAAGCTGAAGCACCACCCGGTGGTGGAGGCCGGCGGCGTCATCTGGGTGTGGCTCGGCGGCACCGACCGGGAGCCCAACGCCTTCCCGGGGTTCCCCTTCACCAAGCTCCCGGCCGAGCAGGTCTTCGCCACCGTCGCCCTGGTGGACTGCAACTGGCTCCAGGGCGTCGAGGCCGACATCGACTCGGCGCACGTCTCCCTTCTCCACGAGACCGAGGCCCGCAACGGCCCGCTGCGCGATCTGCTCGACGACACCGCCCCGCGCGACGAGATCGACGAACAGCCGTACGGGCTGCGCTACGCCGCGATCCGCTCGCTGTCCTCCGGCGACGCGCTGGTCCGGGTCAAGCCCTTCGCCATGCCCTGGTACACCGTGGTGCCCGAACTGCCCACCGGCGACCGGCTCTGGCACGCGTGGGTGCCCGTCAACGACCACCAGACCATCATGTGGTACCTGTGGTGGAACGACGAGAAGCCGGTCGACCCGTCGTACTTCGCCGAGCAGTTCGGCCTCGACCTCGACCGGATCAACCCCGACAACATCCGCGAGGGCTACACCCGCGAGAACGCCTGGGGGCAGGACCGCGCCGCGATGGCCGACGGCCGCAGCTTCTCCGGCATCCGCGGCCTGGTGCTCCAGGACGTGGCCGTCCAGGAGAGCATGGGGCCGATCGTCGACCGGACCATCGAGAACCCGGGCAAGAGCGACCGCGGCATCGTCCGTGCCCGCCGCTACCTGCTCGACGCCCTCGACGCGCACGCCAACGGCGCCACTCCGCCGGGACTTGGCGCCGACGCCGACTACGGCAAGGTGCGCTCCGCCAACGTCGTGGTCCCGGACGGCACGGACTGGCGCGACCTGGTGTCCTGA
- a CDS encoding PfkB family carbohydrate kinase, whose product MTAKRPLLVGTVTLDYLHEGPIGRALPPATLRWGGVIHNVACAMAARGSNPLFLTATYTGDLAPAVTGHLAAHGVDRLTLPVEAPLPLFEAQLIDGSVTDKHFVGQEALDLLTPGLLDTRADLFDNASVVVAGTDSHPATLAWLCTAARDRDIPFWLLSADPTEVHKLVPEGQHATFVSLNARELSLWAGADLPDHDAIAAAARELVTSGGHALVTLGPQGAVLVPADGTTPLHQPAPTINGHPLTVGAGDILFACLLSARLTPTPWPQALRQAATLTTTYLTTPAYTALRPTAQ is encoded by the coding sequence ATGACCGCCAAGCGCCCCCTGCTCGTAGGCACCGTCACCCTCGACTACCTCCACGAGGGCCCGATCGGCCGCGCCCTCCCACCCGCGACCCTGCGCTGGGGCGGAGTCATCCACAACGTCGCCTGCGCCATGGCCGCCCGCGGCAGCAACCCGCTCTTCCTCACCGCCACCTACACCGGCGACCTGGCTCCCGCCGTCACGGGCCACCTCGCCGCCCACGGCGTCGACCGGCTCACCCTCCCGGTCGAGGCGCCACTGCCCCTGTTCGAAGCCCAACTGATCGACGGCTCGGTCACCGACAAGCACTTCGTGGGACAGGAGGCGCTCGATCTCCTCACCCCCGGCCTCCTCGACACCCGCGCCGACCTGTTCGACAACGCCTCCGTCGTCGTCGCCGGCACCGACAGCCACCCCGCCACCCTCGCCTGGCTCTGCACCGCCGCCCGCGACCGCGACATCCCCTTCTGGCTCCTCTCCGCCGACCCCACCGAAGTCCACAAACTCGTCCCCGAAGGGCAGCACGCGACCTTCGTCTCCCTCAACGCCCGCGAACTCTCCCTCTGGGCCGGCGCCGACCTCCCCGACCACGACGCCATCGCCGCCGCCGCACGCGAACTCGTCACCTCCGGCGGCCACGCCCTCGTCACCCTCGGCCCCCAAGGTGCCGTCCTCGTCCCCGCGGACGGCACCACCCCCCTCCACCAACCCGCCCCCACCATCAACGGCCACCCCCTCACCGTCGGCGCCGGCGACATCCTCTTCGCCTGCCTCCTCTCCGCTCGCCTCACCCCCACCCCCTGGCCCCAGGCCCTCCGCCAAGCCGCCACCCTCACCACTACCTACCTCACCACCCCGGCCTACACCGCCCTGCGCCCCACCGCGCAGTAG
- a CDS encoding FAD-binding and (Fe-S)-binding domain-containing protein gives MVVDGVTDLGDVAAALRRAGVEADDSVRRRAEYSSDASLYRIVPAAVAFPRTADDVVAALEVCRSLRVPLTARGAGTSIAGNAVGPGVVLDFSRHLNRIHGIDRDSRTALVDPGVVLDDLQRAAAAHGLRFGPDPSTHSRCTIGGMIGNNACGSRALGYGRTADNLVELDLVTGTGERLTARKGSDPSGSPTLTALSRVVHGRLAVIRTELGRFGRQVSGYSLEHLLPERGFDLPAALTGSEGTLGVLLGARLRLTAVPASTALAVLGYPDMASAADDVPQLLPCEPVAVEGLDRRIVDIVRGLRGSAALPRLPRGGGWLLVEVPGATPAEAEAGAARVIAAAGALDSRLITDRAEAEALWRIREDGAGLVARTGRAHPGWEDAAVPPARLGAYLREFDALLAEHGLTGIPYGHFGDGCVHVRLDFPLERPGGPAAFRAFLEQAARLVGEHGGSMSGEHGDGRARGELLPYMYSPAALEAFGAVKAVFDPDRLLNPGVLVHPVPMDADLRLPAAVPLRSGLGLAHHRDGGDFTRAVHRCTGVGKCRASTPTPDAVMCPSYLATRDEKDSTRGRARVLQEMVNGTLVHGWRAPELAEALDLCLACKGCSSDCPSGVDMAAYKAEYLHQRYRRRLRPASHYSLGLLPLWARLASLAPGLTNRALAGPFGRLGRRAAGVDPRRELPRFAPRTFRQWFATRPQPPSTGKPVLLWVDTFTNHFAPQVGQASVRVLERAGYDVRIPARQLCCGLTTITTGQLDLARRTLRRSIAALAPHAEAGLPVVGLEPSCTAVFRGDAAELLGSTPAVTAVARATRTLAELLTDTPGWTPPPLTDTHIVAQPHCHHRSVMGWSADRDLLTRAGATVQAVNGCCGLAGNFGAERGHYETSLQVAETSLLPAVRAAGATADLLADGFSCRTQLDQLAHRESLHLAELLDRR, from the coding sequence ATGGTTGTTGACGGCGTGACCGACCTCGGCGACGTGGCCGCCGCCCTCCGCCGCGCCGGCGTCGAGGCGGACGACTCCGTGCGCCGCCGGGCGGAGTACTCCAGCGACGCCTCGCTCTACCGGATCGTCCCGGCCGCGGTCGCGTTCCCGCGGACCGCCGACGACGTGGTGGCGGCGCTGGAGGTCTGCCGCTCGCTCCGCGTTCCGCTGACGGCCCGGGGCGCAGGTACGTCGATCGCGGGAAACGCGGTCGGCCCCGGCGTCGTCCTGGACTTCTCCCGCCACCTGAACCGGATCCACGGGATCGACCGGGACTCCCGAACGGCGCTCGTGGACCCAGGAGTCGTCCTCGACGACCTCCAACGGGCCGCCGCCGCCCACGGCCTGCGCTTCGGCCCCGACCCGTCCACCCACAGCCGCTGCACGATCGGCGGGATGATCGGGAACAACGCGTGCGGATCCCGCGCGCTCGGGTACGGGCGCACCGCCGACAACCTCGTCGAGCTGGACCTGGTCACCGGCACCGGCGAACGCCTCACCGCCCGCAAGGGCTCGGATCCGTCCGGCTCGCCGACCCTCACCGCCCTCTCCCGCGTGGTGCACGGCCGCCTGGCCGTCATCCGCACCGAACTCGGCCGGTTCGGGCGGCAGGTGTCCGGCTACTCCCTCGAACACCTGCTGCCGGAACGGGGTTTCGACCTCCCGGCCGCCCTCACCGGCTCCGAGGGTACGCTCGGCGTCCTGCTCGGGGCGCGCCTGCGACTCACCGCCGTCCCCGCTTCGACCGCCCTGGCGGTGCTGGGCTACCCCGACATGGCGAGCGCCGCCGACGACGTCCCGCAGCTGCTGCCGTGCGAGCCGGTCGCCGTCGAGGGTCTCGACCGGCGCATCGTCGACATCGTCCGCGGCCTGCGCGGCTCCGCCGCCCTGCCCCGGCTGCCGCGCGGCGGCGGCTGGCTGCTGGTCGAGGTCCCCGGCGCCACCCCGGCCGAGGCCGAGGCGGGCGCGGCCCGCGTCATCGCGGCGGCCGGGGCGCTCGACTCCCGGCTGATCACCGACCGGGCGGAGGCCGAGGCGCTGTGGCGGATCCGCGAGGACGGCGCCGGCCTCGTCGCCCGCACCGGCCGCGCCCACCCCGGCTGGGAGGACGCCGCCGTCCCGCCCGCCCGACTCGGTGCCTATCTTCGCGAGTTCGACGCACTGCTGGCCGAACACGGCCTCACCGGCATCCCCTACGGCCACTTCGGCGACGGCTGCGTCCACGTCCGCCTCGACTTCCCGCTCGAACGCCCGGGCGGCCCGGCCGCGTTCCGCGCGTTCCTGGAACAGGCGGCCCGGCTCGTCGGCGAACACGGCGGCTCGATGTCCGGCGAGCACGGCGACGGCCGCGCCCGCGGCGAACTTCTCCCGTACATGTACTCCCCCGCCGCACTGGAGGCGTTCGGCGCGGTCAAGGCGGTCTTCGACCCCGACCGCCTGCTCAACCCCGGCGTCCTGGTGCACCCCGTCCCGATGGACGCCGACCTCCGTCTCCCCGCCGCCGTCCCGCTGCGCTCCGGCCTCGGACTCGCCCACCACCGCGACGGCGGCGACTTCACCCGAGCCGTCCACCGCTGCACCGGCGTCGGCAAGTGCCGTGCGAGCACGCCGACTCCGGACGCCGTGATGTGCCCGAGCTACCTCGCCACCCGCGACGAGAAGGACTCCACGCGGGGACGGGCCCGGGTGCTCCAGGAGATGGTCAACGGCACGCTCGTGCACGGCTGGCGCGCCCCCGAGCTCGCCGAGGCCCTCGACCTCTGCCTGGCCTGCAAGGGCTGCTCCTCCGACTGCCCCAGCGGCGTCGACATGGCCGCCTACAAGGCCGAGTACCTCCACCAGCGGTACCGGCGCCGGCTGCGCCCCGCCTCCCACTACTCCCTCGGCCTGCTCCCGCTCTGGGCCCGCCTCGCCTCACTCGCCCCGGGACTCACCAACCGCGCCCTTGCCGGGCCGTTCGGCCGTCTGGGCCGCAGGGCCGCCGGAGTGGACCCGCGCCGCGAACTCCCCCGATTCGCCCCCCGCACCTTCCGCCAGTGGTTCGCGACCCGCCCGCAACCACCGTCCACCGGCAAGCCTGTCCTCCTCTGGGTCGACACCTTCACCAACCACTTCGCCCCACAGGTGGGCCAGGCCTCCGTACGAGTCCTCGAACGGGCCGGCTACGACGTCCGGATCCCGGCCCGGCAACTCTGCTGCGGCCTCACCACCATCACCACCGGCCAGCTGGACCTGGCCCGCCGCACCCTCCGCCGCAGCATCGCCGCCCTGGCCCCGCATGCCGAGGCCGGCCTCCCCGTCGTCGGCCTGGAACCGTCCTGCACCGCGGTCTTCCGTGGCGACGCCGCCGAACTCCTGGGCTCCACCCCCGCCGTGACGGCCGTCGCCCGAGCCACCCGCACCCTCGCCGAGCTGCTCACCGACACACCCGGCTGGACGCCACCACCACTCACCGACACCCACATCGTCGCCCAGCCCCACTGCCACCACCGCTCCGTCATGGGCTGGTCCGCCGACCGCGACCTGCTCACCCGGGCGGGCGCCACGGTCCAGGCGGTCAACGGCTGCTGCGGCCTGGCCGGCAACTTCGGCGCCGAACGCGGCCACTACGAGACGAGCCTCCAGGTCGCCGAAACGTCCCTCCTCCCAGCCGTCCGCGCCGCCGGGGCGACCGCCGACCTGCTCGCCGACGGCTTCTCCTGCCGCACCCAACTCGACCAGCTCGCCCATCGGGAGAGCCTCCACCTCGCCGAACTCCTGGACCGCCGATGA
- the rpe gene encoding ribulose-phosphate 3-epimerase — translation MAQINPSILSADFARLAEEAEAVRGSDWLHVDVMDNHFVPNLTLGVPIVESLARATDIPLDCHLMIEDPDRWAPQYVEAGAGSVTFHVEAAAAPVRLAREIRAKGARASMALKPGTPIEPFEDLLPELDMLLIMTVEPGFGGQAFLDIMLPKIRRTRELIDRHGLELWLQVDGGVSASTIERCAEAGADVFVAGSAVYGAQDPAEAVRSLRELAVKATADAWWACGH, via the coding sequence ATGGCGCAGATCAACCCCAGCATCCTGTCCGCGGACTTCGCCCGGCTCGCCGAGGAGGCCGAGGCCGTCCGGGGTTCGGACTGGTTGCACGTCGACGTCATGGACAACCACTTCGTGCCCAACCTCACCCTGGGCGTCCCGATCGTCGAGTCGCTCGCCCGCGCCACCGACATCCCGCTCGACTGCCACCTCATGATCGAGGACCCGGACCGCTGGGCCCCCCAGTACGTCGAGGCCGGCGCCGGCTCCGTCACCTTCCACGTCGAGGCCGCCGCCGCGCCCGTCCGCCTCGCCCGCGAGATCCGTGCCAAGGGCGCCCGCGCCTCCATGGCCCTCAAGCCCGGCACCCCGATCGAGCCCTTCGAGGACCTGCTGCCCGAACTCGACATGCTGCTGATCATGACCGTCGAGCCCGGCTTCGGCGGCCAGGCGTTCCTCGACATCATGCTGCCGAAGATCCGCCGCACCCGGGAGCTGATCGACAGGCACGGCCTCGAACTGTGGCTCCAGGTCGACGGCGGCGTCTCCGCGAGCACCATCGAGCGCTGCGCCGAGGCCGGCGCGGACGTCTTCGTCGCCGGCTCGGCGGTGTACGGGGCGCAGGACCCGGCCGAGGCCGTCCGCAGCCTGCGGGAGCTGGCGGTCAAGGCCACCGCGGACGCCTGGTGGGCCTGCGGGCACTGA
- a CDS encoding pirin family protein, with protein sequence MSNLDLKPSPTACGGEASSGPVKELLTGRQVPLGESTVVRRLLPNLGRRMVGAWCFVDHYGPDDIADEPGMQVPPHPHLGLQTVSWLHQGEVLHRDSLGSLQTVRPYELGLMTSGRAISHSEESPRPHARFLHGAQLWVALPDAHRHTAPAFDHHPDLPVVTAPGLRATVILGTLDSATSPGTTYTPLVGADLALTAGADLGLPLVRDFEYAVLSMSGSVDVDGVRIEPGSMLYLGCGRSELPLLARTDAAVLLLGGEPFDEKIVMWWNFIGRSGEEIVQARNDWETSSRFGEVHGYDGARLRAPELPSIPLKARGRVR encoded by the coding sequence ATGAGCAACCTCGACCTCAAGCCCTCCCCGACCGCCTGCGGCGGCGAGGCCAGCAGCGGCCCGGTGAAGGAACTCCTCACAGGGCGCCAGGTCCCGCTCGGCGAGAGCACCGTGGTGCGCCGCCTGCTGCCCAACCTGGGCCGGCGCATGGTCGGCGCCTGGTGCTTCGTCGACCACTACGGCCCGGACGACATCGCCGACGAACCCGGCATGCAGGTCCCGCCGCACCCGCACCTGGGGCTGCAGACGGTCAGCTGGCTCCACCAGGGCGAGGTGCTGCACCGCGACAGCCTCGGCAGCCTGCAGACCGTCCGGCCGTACGAACTGGGCCTGATGACCTCGGGCCGGGCGATCTCGCACTCCGAGGAGTCCCCGCGCCCGCACGCCCGCTTCCTGCACGGCGCCCAGCTCTGGGTCGCCCTGCCCGACGCCCACCGGCACACCGCCCCCGCCTTCGACCACCACCCCGACCTGCCCGTGGTCACCGCCCCTGGCCTGCGCGCCACCGTCATCCTCGGCACCCTCGACTCGGCCACCTCACCGGGCACCACCTACACGCCCCTCGTCGGCGCCGACCTCGCCCTCACCGCGGGAGCCGACCTCGGGCTCCCCCTCGTCCGCGACTTCGAGTACGCCGTCCTCTCCATGTCCGGCAGCGTCGACGTCGACGGCGTCCGCATCGAACCCGGCTCCATGCTCTACCTCGGCTGCGGCCGCTCCGAACTCCCCCTCCTCGCCCGCACCGACGCCGCCGTCCTCCTGCTCGGCGGCGAGCCCTTCGACGAGAAGATCGTCATGTGGTGGAACTTCATCGGGCGATCCGGTGAGGAGATCGTGCAGGCGCGGAACGACTGGGAGACGAGCTCGCGATTCGGCGAGGTGCACGGCTATGACGGTGCCCGGCTGCGCGCTCCCGAGCTCCCGTCGATCCCGCTGAAGGCGCGGGGACGGGTGCGCTGA
- the ssuE gene encoding NADPH-dependent FMN reductase — MAHVLSISGSPSATSRTTALLRHLDARLTAHGHRVTPLEVRSLPAEALLGADPRHPAIAAAAELFETADGIVVGTPVYKAAYSGLLKSLLDLLPQYALAGKVVLPLATGGTAAHVLAIDYALRPVLTSMGAAQVTPGWFTLDREITVREDGTVAIAEQTADALAQVTDQFSVALGARAVLSTTSA, encoded by the coding sequence ATGGCCCATGTGCTGTCCATCTCGGGAAGTCCGTCCGCGACCTCCCGCACCACCGCGCTGCTGCGCCACCTCGACGCCCGCCTCACCGCCCACGGCCACCGGGTGACACCCCTGGAGGTCCGCTCCCTGCCGGCCGAGGCGCTGCTCGGCGCCGACCCCCGGCACCCCGCCATCGCGGCGGCGGCCGAACTCTTCGAGACGGCCGACGGGATCGTGGTCGGCACGCCCGTCTACAAGGCCGCCTACTCAGGTCTGCTGAAGTCCCTGCTCGACCTGCTGCCGCAGTACGCCCTCGCGGGAAAGGTCGTGCTGCCGCTGGCCACCGGCGGCACCGCCGCGCACGTCCTCGCGATCGACTACGCGCTGCGCCCGGTGCTCACCTCGATGGGCGCCGCGCAGGTCACCCCCGGCTGGTTCACCCTCGACCGCGAGATCACCGTGCGGGAGGACGGCACGGTGGCGATCGCCGAGCAGACCGCCGACGCCCTGGCCCAGGTCACCGACCAGTTCTCCGTCGCACTCGGCGCACGCGCCGTCCTGTCCACCACCTCCGCCTGA
- a CDS encoding phosphoribosylaminoimidazolesuccinocarboxamide synthase produces MKRWSTKDLEILRPPADGRPGDGILTFTDRYSVYDFGVMPDEIPGKGIASATMAVHSFGLLAAAGVPTHFVEQVSERSLRIRLLEIDFLGKSAATGPAGMIPLQVVYRNALPRESSVHRRTAAGTLDPALVPPYAPSGAPWLAAPMVEFTTKFEDTDRFVTAEEAALVGRVTPADLAGIADLTRTVAGVLTAHADAVGLRLADGKAEYGFDEHRRPLLIDHVGTPDENRFYFRGTPVCKELLRLLHPGLRDQVQESVRNGTPRSQWPRPERLSDRLVTATAEVYQALTALWTGGRPDTPQPEKRLTAAVTEFHASLPAPQLLERVGLVGASAD; encoded by the coding sequence GTGAAGCGCTGGTCCACCAAGGACCTGGAAATCCTCCGCCCACCGGCCGACGGCCGCCCCGGCGACGGCATCCTCACCTTCACCGACCGCTATTCGGTGTACGACTTCGGCGTGATGCCCGACGAGATCCCCGGCAAGGGCATCGCCTCCGCCACCATGGCCGTCCACTCCTTCGGACTGCTCGCCGCGGCCGGCGTCCCGACGCACTTCGTGGAGCAGGTGTCCGAGCGCTCGCTGCGCATCCGGCTGCTGGAGATCGACTTCCTGGGCAAGTCCGCCGCCACCGGCCCAGCCGGGATGATCCCCCTCCAGGTGGTCTACCGCAACGCGCTCCCGCGCGAGTCGTCCGTCCACCGCCGCACTGCCGCCGGCACGCTCGACCCGGCGCTGGTGCCCCCGTACGCTCCCTCCGGCGCGCCGTGGCTGGCCGCCCCGATGGTGGAGTTCACCACCAAGTTCGAGGACACCGACCGCTTCGTCACCGCCGAGGAGGCGGCCCTGGTCGGCCGCGTCACCCCCGCCGACCTGGCCGGGATCGCGGACCTGACCCGCACCGTCGCCGGGGTCCTGACCGCCCACGCGGACGCGGTCGGGCTGCGACTCGCGGACGGCAAGGCCGAGTACGGCTTCGACGAGCACCGCCGTCCGCTGCTCATCGACCACGTCGGCACCCCGGACGAGAACCGCTTCTACTTCCGAGGGACCCCGGTCTGCAAGGAGCTGCTGCGCCTCCTCCACCCCGGACTTCGCGACCAGGTGCAGGAGTCGGTGCGCAACGGCACGCCCCGCTCGCAGTGGCCGCGACCGGAGCGCCTGAGCGACCGGTTGGTGACGGCGACCGCCGAGGTGTACCAGGCGCTCACCGCGCTGTGGACGGGCGGCCGCCCCGACACGCCGCAGCCCGAGAAGCGGCTGACCGCGGCGGTCACGGAGTTCCACGCCTCCCTGCCCGCACCGCAGTTGCTGGAGCGGGTCGGGCTGGTCGGGGCTTCGGCCGACTAG
- a CDS encoding SCO6745 family protein — MSDPVHPARSLWWLFEPVHSVTYFSPETREAFEAAGLHGAWRTYFAKRAAPLGAVDAPPVIATFFSFSPTLVESVVPEVWTHAGPEESLAARLKGATATLARLLEHVKPEQVELAADALEEAAARVDCAGRVLAAANAALPRPSDVHGRLWQAATVLREHRGDGHVAALVAAGLDGCEAVVISCALGVRRDVLQPRRGWTDEEWEAAAARLVERGWLTAEGTVTELGRIRHQALEAATDMAAGRVLESHSRDQLDRLTAALEPIAALCGGEIPVDLLRLPSVRR, encoded by the coding sequence ATGTCGGATCCCGTCCACCCCGCCCGCTCCCTGTGGTGGCTCTTCGAGCCGGTGCACTCCGTCACCTACTTCTCGCCCGAGACCCGCGAGGCCTTCGAGGCGGCCGGGCTGCACGGCGCTTGGCGCACCTACTTCGCCAAGCGCGCGGCGCCGCTGGGCGCGGTGGACGCGCCGCCGGTGATCGCCACGTTCTTCAGCTTCTCGCCGACGTTGGTCGAGTCTGTCGTGCCGGAGGTGTGGACGCATGCCGGCCCGGAGGAGTCCCTGGCGGCGCGGCTGAAGGGCGCGACGGCGACGCTGGCCCGGCTCCTGGAGCACGTGAAGCCAGAGCAGGTGGAGCTGGCCGCCGACGCGCTGGAGGAGGCGGCGGCGCGCGTGGACTGCGCGGGACGGGTGCTCGCCGCGGCCAACGCCGCCCTGCCCCGGCCCTCCGACGTGCACGGGCGGCTGTGGCAGGCCGCGACCGTGCTGCGCGAGCACCGCGGGGACGGCCACGTGGCCGCGCTGGTCGCGGCCGGGCTCGACGGCTGCGAGGCGGTGGTGATCAGCTGCGCGCTGGGCGTCCGGCGCGACGTGCTGCAGCCGCGGCGCGGGTGGACGGACGAGGAGTGGGAGGCCGCGGCGGCCCGGCTGGTCGAGCGGGGCTGGCTGACGGCGGAGGGCACGGTCACCGAGCTCGGCCGGATCCGGCACCAGGCCCTGGAGGCCGCCACCGACATGGCCGCCGGCCGGGTGTTGGAGAGCCACTCGCGCGACCAACTCGACCGTCTGACCGCCGCGTTGGAGCCGATCGCGGCGCTGTGCGGCGGCGAGATCCCGGTCGACCTGCTCCGCCTGCCGAGCGTCAGGCGGTGA